The Dreissena polymorpha isolate Duluth1 chromosome 4, UMN_Dpol_1.0, whole genome shotgun sequence region catgcctaaatatgcagatacatacataaacatgcagatacatacacacatacacatgcagatgcatacatacacatgcagatacatacattaacatgcagatatataaatacacatgcagatacatacttaaacatgcagatacatacatacacatgcagatacacacacacacgcgcgcgcacacacacacatgctaacaataacaataacttttaaatttgATCTTTTTCAGTATTTTAACAAGATGCGACGAAAAACAAAGCTTAACTTACATAGAGTCAAATCCAGAAGATCGAAATGTGGTTATGCTGACATGACGCGAGAACTGCTTCAACTTGTCGCGATAGATGATGTAAACGCTCGGAAAACTTTGTTGCCACAAAAGAAATTCATCAACACCAAGATCTCGAACAAATCAGCACACCTATGCATGACGCCTTCGCGAACCAACAAACGCAAACTGACACCGTTGAAATCTCCTATTAAGACTCCTTTCAAATCTCCCATTTACAAAGCAAGAGCAATCGGTAAGAGATGTCCATCGTCTTTGTCTTGTTGTACGATGTCGAATGTATCAACAAGTCCAACAAGAGACTTTTTCTTAAGTGGTATCCGCTTTTTTAAAAGCATTGAGCGTTGACTTATCTGATAAAGAAGCACTTAACATAATTCTTTATTTTGCTCAAGCTCAACGAAGGGGACGGTGGAAATAGATTCCCTAAATATAAGCTTATGCGTTCAAAATTCTTCATAATAGGCCCGCcgtttttcaattaatttttgtttagaacCTTTGTATACTTTAGTATAATTTAGTATATAGTCATAGAATAttcatgcatataacaatatattttttattatagacCATTTATATACCGTACGGGACGATCGCATAAATATCATCTGCTGGAGAAGTCTAAGGATTTATCATCAGAGTGTGACCAGAACTGTGCGGCATGCGTCTCTAGATTCAGAGCAGTCGTTACTGATATTACGATCAAGTAAGTTAGTTGGACTTACTGTAGGCTATGAAAACAAACTTCGTTTTGTTTATCCCGCTAGTacatatatggctttatatgcTCAATTCCGATcgttatgacaaaacaaatatcaattGGAAACCACGTGCATTGTTTAACTTTGAAATAGGCTAGCaatgtttaaagtttgaaaaatatttttaagttacaaatacttaaatacgaaccatataaatttgtttcaatatattttatcatcatatttgcgctaactgatgtttaaaataataaagctcAATATGGTATTCAATCTTACAGAGACCATTTCTTTGATCATCGAAAAGGGAGTAAGAAGAAAGGCGGGACCGTTGATATGGACAGAAACTCTATACAAAAAGGCGCCCTTGGTGTTAGGTGGGAAAAAGCTAGAAGAAATGATTCCAAAATGCTGGTTACTTCTAAAATGGGCTTAACAGACGTCATCTAACTTTCATTGTGTTTTGTGTACTATATTAAAACAGCAAAACGATGAATTcgaatgtaaataatatagatTATATACCAGCAACATGTAATGACATATTCATTTAAAGGTAAATATATGTACTTATGCGAACATTTACCAACTGAATGTGCATGTGTTTCTCCATATTGTATACGTAACCCATGCGTAAGTGGCGTATGTGGATACGCAacttattgtttaacttgttatacgtgttaa contains the following coding sequences:
- the LOC127879546 gene encoding uncharacterized protein LOC127879546: MRTTTAIFRIKRQSKYFNKMRRKTKLNLHRVKSRRSKCGYADMTRELLQLVAIDDVNARKTLLPQKKFINTKISNKSAHLCMTPSRTNKRKLTPLKSPIKTPFKSPIYKARAIDHLYTVRDDRINIICWRSLRIYHQSVTRTVRHASLDSEQSLLILRSKTISLIIEKGVRRKAGPLIWTETLYKKAPLVLGGKKLEEMIPKCWLLLKWA